The genomic window AACGCTTATGGAACTGATGATACAGAATTTGCTCGAATCTTAGAACAACAAGGAGTTGATTTTTTTGCTGTCGCTACCATTGATGAAGGCATTCGTTTGCGAGAAAATGGAATTAAAAGCAAAATCTTAATTCTAGGCTATACCCCATCGATACGAATAAAAGAATTAGCTCACTACACATTGATACAAACAATCGTTAGCAAAGAACATGCTTATGCATTAAATCAACAAAAGATTCCTATTTCTTGCCATCTAAAAATTGATACTGGCATGCATCGTTTAGGCGTTGAACCAGTGATGCAGGAGGTCGCATCCTTGTATCAATTACCCTACTTAGATATTCAAGGAATTTATTCTCATCTAGGTTCAGCTGATGATCGAAGTGACAAAGGAATCAAACGCACGAGAAAACAAATTTCGATTTTTGATTATTTACTACATGAACTAGAAAACCAAAAAATCGATGTCGGTCTTACTCATCTGCAAAGTAGCTACGGGATTTTGAATTATCCTGAACTGGTCTATGATTATGTTCGTCCTGGCATTCTTTTATACGGTTATTTAAGTGAACAAAATGGAGATTCAAAAATCAACTTAAATTTGCAACCTATTTTAGATGTCCAAGCACTGCTCGTATCAAAAAAATGGGTTGCTGCTGGTGAATATCTTGGCTACGGTCTGGATACTAAATTAGTTTCTCCAAAGCTGATTGGTATCATCAGCATCGGCTATGCAGACGGTGTTCCTAGAGAACTATCTCACACTGAGTTTTGCCTTGCTTATCAGGGACAAAATCTACCACAAATCGGACGAATTTGTATGGACATGCTATTAGTTGATTTGACTGATTCTCCAGAAATCAAAGTAGAGTCACAAATTAGTGTTTTCCCAGAACTAGAACAAACTGCTAATCAAACGAATACATTGACTAACGAAATCATCAGTCGCTTAGGTAATCGTTTCTACACCGAATGGTCCTAACCCCTTTTTCTCTAAAAGATGATAAAATAGAGCTACACACAAGTGAGAATAAAATTTTGGAGTGGTAGGGATAATGGATACAATTGTAATCGTTGATGATGAGAAAGAAATTGCCAATTTAATGACGACCTTTCTAGAAAATGAAGGATTCAAGGTCATGACCTTTTATAGCGGAAAGGAAGCACTGGATTATATTGATCAAAACGGTGCTTCCTTGGCCATTTTGGATGTGATGTTACCTGATGTAGACGGCTTCCAAATATTACAACACATCCGTCAAACATTCTTTTTCCCCGTATTGATGTTGACCGCAAAAGGAGAAAACTTAGATAAAATCACAGGACTGACTCTAGGTGCAGATGACTACATTACGAAACCTTTCAACCCGCTGGAAGTCGTGGCGCGAGTAAAAACACAGTTGCGGCGTACTCAACGTTACGATCAACCTTCCAATAGTAAATCTGATGAAGAATTTTCAAAGGAAGGTTTGGTACTGAAAAAAAACAGTCACCAAGTTTTCTTATTTGATCAAGAAGTGTTGATTACACCACTGGAGTTTAAGATCCTGCTCTACCTATTTGAGCATCAAGGAACGGTAGTCTCCTCTGAAACATTATTTGAAGAAGTTTGGCAAGAAAAATATTTAGACAATAATAATACAGTAATGGCACATATTGCACGTCTAAGAGAAAAATTAGGCGAAAAGCCAAGAAAACCTAAATACATTAAAACAGTTTGGGGAGTGGGCTATATCATTGAAAAATAAGTTGAACGATCCTTTGATCAAAAGAATCTTACTAAGATATATATCAACCGTGATTCTAGCAATTCTCATTTACGGTGGGTTCTTATTGTTACTTTTGTTCTTATTCCGTTTGCGAACCTGGTATGGGGATGAGCCATTTTATCTTTTTTTACGGACTCTATATATCCGTTTCAATTTGATTGGCCTTGTCTCAAGCGGCGCTTTTCTTCTTTTGCTGATTATTACTCTCGTTTATATTTTTAAACTCATTGGCTATTTGAATGAGACCATCACAGCCACTAAGCAATTATTGGAAGCGCCTGAACAACGTATCCAACTATCGAACGAGTTGTTCACAGTACAAGAAGAAATGAATCAAATTCGAGAAAATAATAATCAAGCAAACCGAGCAGCAAAAGTAGCGGAACAACGAAAAAATGATCTCATTGTTTACTTAGCACATGATTTACGTACACCATTAACTAGTGTGATCGGTTATTTGACGTTGTTAAAAGAAGAACCGCAGATCTCTACAGAATTACGAGCAAAATATACGGATATCGCCTTAGACAAAGCGTTACGTTTGGAAGAATTGATTGGTGAGTTTTTTGAAGTCACCCAATTCAACTTGACAAAGCTTACTATAAATAAAGAAATTGTGGATTTGAGTATTATGTTGGAGCAAATCAGCTATGAATTTTTACCAATCTTAAATGAAAAAGAACTTAAATGGCAATTAGCGATTGATAAAGGGATCAAAGCAGAAGTTGATCCAAACAAAATGGGACGAGTTTTTGATAATTTGATACGTAATGCGATCAATTACAGTTTCTCAAACTCAACCATCCAATTGAGTCTAGCAAAAAATGGACAAA from Enterococcus sp. DIV1094 includes these protein-coding regions:
- the vanS gene encoding vancomycin resistance histidine kinase VanS; this translates as MKNKLNDPLIKRILLRYISTVILAILIYGGFLLLLLFLFRLRTWYGDEPFYLFLRTLYIRFNLIGLVSSGAFLLLLIITLVYIFKLIGYLNETITATKQLLEAPEQRIQLSNELFTVQEEMNQIRENNNQANRAAKVAEQRKNDLIVYLAHDLRTPLTSVIGYLTLLKEEPQISTELRAKYTDIALDKALRLEELIGEFFEVTQFNLTKLTINKEIVDLSIMLEQISYEFLPILNEKELKWQLAIDKGIKAEVDPNKMGRVFDNLIRNAINYSFSNSTIQLSLAKNGQNLEFQITNETHTLPEEKLTQIFEPFYRVDTSRNSSTGGTGLGLSIVKDIVEASGGSIHAQSSNNQMTFTLTLPISE
- the vanR gene encoding VanR-ABDEGLN family response regulator transcription factor, encoding MDTIVIVDDEKEIANLMTTFLENEGFKVMTFYSGKEALDYIDQNGASLAILDVMLPDVDGFQILQHIRQTFFFPVLMLTAKGENLDKITGLTLGADDYITKPFNPLEVVARVKTQLRRTQRYDQPSNSKSDEEFSKEGLVLKKNSHQVFLFDQEVLITPLEFKILLYLFEHQGTVVSSETLFEEVWQEKYLDNNNTVMAHIARLREKLGEKPRKPKYIKTVWGVGYIIEK